The window CCAACTTAAATCTGCCTTGATTAAAACTTAactccattgattttttttatcaaaataatttttttataatatttatttttaaaaaaattaatcagccCTCCCTAATGACCCGAACCAAATCGAGTTTTACATAAATGGATTCAAGTGAGGTGAAACTGTGAAagttatatgtgtgtgtgtacaaGGGATGGAGATAAGAGGTCTCCAATCTCCAATCTCCAATCTCCACCTATATTATTCTTTGCTTCTGTTGGAAACAAAGAATAATATGAAAGTCAAAAAAGATTTACACCatcaattttaatcaaataaaatatgtaaccctttataaaataaaataaacactgTATATACGCAGTacaattattcaaattaatattgaataaattatacaaattactctggataaatgtaaaaaagctattaataattaaatttaaatatggaATTCAAtcggattaaaaaatatttatacttttatgctcagataaatattattgaatatttttaactgTATGCATCTCGTTTTTACAAACACGAAATTCTTTCCAGAGGAGAATTCATGCGAAAGGACAGGGATAAATCTGTGTAAAGGCGGTGCCATCCTATGGGCGGTCAAGGAAGCAAAAAATGAGTGTGATGACTTGGTATGAATCCAAGGGCAGGGACGTGGGGGCCCTCCAACGGCTCTCAAGGTCTGGGACAAGAGGACACGCAGAAAGCTGTTCGGTTGAGGGCCACCACACCTTCTGTCCCCTTGTTAGGGTAGACGTCCTACTTGACTGACAATGCCAGTGGCATTAAATCGACACCATCTTTTTAGCAACAATAATTATCAACACAGTTCATGtatggtgtttttattttttaatttcaaaggtgtctttagtttaattttttttttatgattttgtattattaaaaataaattttaaaattaaaaaaaatattattttaatacaattccaaataaaaaatatttcaaaaaataactgttatatCTTGTGGATTAGTGTCATAAGTTAGATGTGTTAATTCGTGTTACCTTGTTAATCtaaaacgatattattttaagattttttaaaaaattaaaatgatatcgttttaaaaaattatatcgaGTTTTGATTGGATCAATCAGATCAATTCTCGATCTAATTGGAtataatacataatataaatCAGGTTATTAATTGGCAAATCATTGGACTAACCTACCTATAAGATGAGGGGGATGTATTCTATAGCAATGCTTTTGGGTTTGGATTTGGGAAATAGTAGTATtagagatttttaaaatcatcccCTTATAGCAAAGAGGAAATaggaaatttaaaatatcaagcACAATCTCGCTACACAAGGGGCCTTCTTCAACATCTCTAAACTTTTAGATGGTTATTGTTATTTCATGATATTTGAAGGAGTTAATTGTAATATATGCAAAATCCACTTGTCATTGAGGGAATCATCATGGTTTTATTAACGTAATGATTGCTGCATCATTAAggacttgaaagaaaaaaaaaaagaataagagagAGCCTTTTCTTAGTCAAAAGAAGGAGGAGAGAATGTTCTCAGGGTCAGCAATTGATCATCTacacatttattatttattattattattagcatctacagatttattattattattattattattattatctacacatttattattattattattattacatctACAGATTTATTATGTGGGTGAGAAAATTCTCCAACTAAATCATTCTGGAAGGAAGCAGATGATCAATGTACCTGCTAAGACAGTAACaccattttaataataataataataaataaataaataactaccGGCCAAAGCatgctaattatattttttttatattagccaGTCGTGTTTCTGACAGCGTTATTAAATCCAGTGCTGCAGTGGATTAATTTGATGACATGTGAATATAACtttaaagtcaaataaaattgaatgtaTTACAAGTATAAAGTCATGGACcgatttaattattgaaatattaaagcataataataataatatatcctTTCAAAGCAACCACTCTCTTTCAAACCAtcaggaaaaaatataaataacggTCCATCTTCCTAACTGAACCAAGCATGCCAGAACTTACTAATATATATAccttacaattaatttatttattatacttTTTTGTCCatctcctattattttttgtgggAGATCATGATCCTTTTGTCTTCTTCATTTAAGTAATCTATTTTTGTACATATTTAGCTATTATGAAGAGTATCATCGCATGTGATCATGGTATGAATCCACACGCCAGCACATGCCACATTAttgttgaaattaattaaataaaatgaatgtgatctattcttattttaaataactTCGATATGGCcaattatattcttattttttatcataaggTATCCAAATCTTCACGTAGGATCCTTGCCTCAAATATTGGAGTATTTCAATTCTTCCCCATGTAAACAAATAAGGAGcaaacctcaaaaaaaaaaaaaaaatccccttCTCGACCAACGGATTTACGATGTTTCGTTAGTTTTAATTTTCCATCAAATAATCTTTCATATCAATTTCAtcttataaacttaaaaaactcTCAATTAATTAAGTCTTTTCATTCATATTTGATcatggatttaataaaaattatatattatttttttgataaatgacATGGTCATGCAGGGAATTGTATCATAAGCACCTAATTGAGGAACAATTGGGGAGAGAATCAGTAAAAAAACTGTTTGAGAGTTGACACTTTCATTTcggccatgtttgttttttggaattcatttttcgggaaaccactttccaaactttcctgtgtttatttgccattaggaaagttggtcaacggaaaacactttccggtcaacggaaaacactttctggtcaacggaagcacttttcggtcaacggaaaacactttccagtcaaagaaaaatttggtttggtttataggaaagtgtttttccttttggctgtgtttgttttccggaaagtggtttccgggaaaccactttccaaactttcatgtgtttgtttgccattggaaaagttggtcaacggaaaacactttccagtcaaaggaaaatttggtttggttttcaggaaagtgttttcctgaaaaatttgggcggaaaacactttccggaagttgtgaaaaatttagaaatgtcattatttgctgattttatcaaatttgatcctcaaacttttgattgctatatataatttgttttgaatatttatttttcaatttcatctcttaaaatttaatttttatattaattttggtccttatttttataattgctatttgctttttccttatcatttttttattgaaaatttttatctatcacatttggtcctcattcttttgatttttacttattttatttgaaataatttatgaaatgttaattattattattttaatttcttcacctttcattttttttaattttttagatttaatctctattattttgattattatttattttatttgagataatttatgaaattatatatttttttcaatttcattctcattcaactttttaatttgtaagatctgttcctcattattttaataaacttgaaaaagtaaaacattaataagttattttccagcttattttccataacataaccaaacactggaaagtgttttccaacttattttccattacactaccaaacatcggaaaatactttcccggaattcactttcccggaattcactttccaaaaggaaactactttcctgcaaacaaacggggccttcaACCTAgctatgattattttttcaccattttttttacatttcccCCCGTTTAATGTGTAAATTAgacatttgtttttacaaaattaCTTGTTCAAGGCACGTCAagattggcttttttttttaatctatatatataaggtGTAGCAAGATTACTGGCATGTTCTCAAAGAAAAAGAGCAATATATCATTGTTAATTAGTCCGTTTCCATGCACGTTATAATTGGGCAAGAACAATACCACTTGtatatatagttaattattttatttaattaagcaGTTTCAAGACTCGAGGAACTTGGAAGAGCATCGTTTAATTTTCCAGTGGAGGTATTTTCCTTGGCTTGATGCATTTTTACATCATAGCATTTTACCCCAACGGTGCAAGCAACAAAAACGGGAATCACCCCCCAAACCCACCTTTTAAACCTTTAATTCAAAGTTATAAAACACAATCTAGATGTTGATAGCGAGTTAACTCGGATATGATCGGGTTATGGATCAGGAGGAtggatcaaaaataaaaacatattttaaataaatagatccaaatgataaaaagaaggTGAGGTGAAGATAAATATCATACATGGATTACAAATAAAAGCAGGCAGATTGTTACTTTTGGAAGTAGTCCTCAGTCCTCCCCTTGAAGCCAATTTGCCCAAATGTAAGGCAAATGAATAGCCCTAGGTGCCAGGTCACCAACCATAACCTGCTCAATTAGAGTTCAAATTAACCCATTGCATCACAATTTTAGAACTCTTTATGGGACAAAATTGATgagttaattctttttaaatatatctttaagCAAGCTTTCTTGCATCAAAACTAGTATTCACTAACCATATTTTAAGTAGAATGTattcacacacacaaaaaaaaaaatatctcctcGCAATCGTTTTATAATTCAAACCCTGAATGATTATATGAAAAGCTATCTAGAATGATTAAAACAGTGTGTAagattgtataaaaatattttttcgatGACCTTGTCAACAACGGTCCCATGGTCTAGTGGTCAGGACATTGGACTCTGAATCCAGTAACCCGAGTTCAAATCTCGGTGGGacctttttgtcaatttttttattattttagaacaTCCTTATAtccaatttttaatttattactcCTAATCATAGATGTAAGAACAAATCAGAGATCCATCTGGTCTAAGGTCCAAGTTGAAGAGTTCAGTAAATataagctttgattttttttatataaaaaggttTTTCCATTGATCTCGTCCAAGCCAGGTTTCGTTCCGAGGAGACAAATAACTGAGTTGACCGGACGAGATGCTCTTATAACTAGGCTCCTAACAAGCCCTCTGTAATAATTATAATCTATGCTTctcaattaattagaaaatatatcttAATGAGGCAAGATGGATCATGGTGGACCTACCAAAACTGAGAAGTGAGCGGAGGAGGGGTGGGGAAGTGAGCAAGCTCAGTTCCGATGCTCTCGAAGAAGAGCCCAGTCAGGCTCTTGCCACCAATTGCCGGTATGCTTGATGGTGCTAGCCACCCTATCAATCCAAACCCTATCACGTTCAGGTCTTTGCGCAGCCAATCCGCCTGAAAGCTATcatggaagaaaaacaaattaaccaaCAATTAATCCATCATTACAAAGATAATTGCGTGATCATCtcccaaatcaaatcaattactTTCTACACTTACCACATGAACTTTCCTCCACCAGTGCCTGCTAGCCCCAGAGGGTTTCTAGCTGTAACCGGAGATTTCACAAACCCTGAAATTCAACCATCATATAAGCTaaaatataagattaaaaaatcccATTTTCTTAGCTAGGAGGGATGAGAAGTAAATTACTCTACTTTCATTTAGCAAGCACCTGAGCTAAGGCAGATTTTCTTGGGTGAAGAAATGCGAGAAGGGGATGAAAGTGAGCCACTGCCTAACCCTACAACAGCTGATGGGCTAGCAAATGTTGCTGCCATATTTG of the Populus nigra chromosome 7, ddPopNigr1.1, whole genome shotgun sequence genome contains:
- the LOC133698495 gene encoding photosystem I subunit O-like, translated to MAATFASPSAVVGLGSGSLSSPSRISSPKKICLSSGFVKSPVTARNPLGLAGTGGGKFMCFQADWLRKDLNVIGFGLIGWLAPSSIPAIGGKSLTGLFFESIGTELAHFPTPPPLTSQFWLWLVTWHLGLFICLTFGQIGFKGRTEDYFQK